In one window of Azotobacter salinestris DNA:
- the putA gene encoding bifunctional proline dehydrogenase/L-glutamate gamma-semialdehyde dehydrogenase PutA, which produces MFKASRVLQGDVLDTSAGEFFPIISANYCVDEAAWLSELLPLADPGEAGIAAIREHARALIEAVRRRGNAEDTLDALLREYSLDTQEGLMLMCLAEALLRVPDPATAEALIRDKLSAAQWAQHLGHSDNLLVNFAAWGLLMTGRLVSPESSDGRPKKVIGRLLQRSGEPVIRAALSQAMKLMGSQFVLGRNIAEALRNARRARERGYSHSFDMLGEAALTEGAADRFLTDYRLAIEALGREPQVGNGPRPSISIKLSALHPRYEVAQRQRVLVELFASVRELAELARSVNVGITIDAEEADRLELSLELFEKLLCDPAIRGWGEFGLVVQAYSKRALPVLVWLTLLGRELDTRIPVRLVKGAYWDSEIKQCQVQGLDGYPVFTRKEGTDTSYLACARYLLGEHTRGVLYPQFATHNAHTVACILAMAGEPHTPRDFEFQRLYGMGDALYDCLLEQRRVRVRIYAPVGEYRELLPYLVRRLLENGANSSFVHRLVDPRIPVETLIEHPVEQLRRCSSLANPRIPLPVDIHGAGRKNSRGINLNVRSQWQPFERALRVKLEHRWQATPLVDGQVLAGEVHEVRSPQDLDRVVGTQWCAGSELVSLAMERLAAAWPRWNATPVEQRAAILERLADLLEEDRAELVALCILEAGKTIQDSLDEVREAVDFCRYYAQQARLTLGRTELRGPTGERNELFYEGRGLFFCISPWNFPLAIYLGQIAAALVAGNCVLAKPAEQTSLIAARALELLFAAGLPKEAIAFLPGDGPSLGAACCADPHLAGVCFTGSTETARLINRRLAWRDGPLVTLIAETGGQNVMIVDSTALPEQVVKDALHSAFTSAGQRCSALRVLYLQNEIAGPVIDLLRGAMAELRIGLPQRRDTDIGPLVDAQARQGLLEHVDMLKSEGRLLAEASLTPGLNGHFLAPVAFEIGGIGELRREHFGPILHVVRYAAEDLEQVVAAINASGYGLTLGVHSRNEATARRIEALARVGNLYVNRNQIGAVVGVQPFGGCGLSGTGPKAGGPNYLLRFVQERSTAINTAAVGGNASLLSLTEGD; this is translated from the coding sequence ATGTTCAAAGCCAGTCGGGTTCTGCAGGGCGATGTGCTCGACACCAGTGCTGGAGAATTCTTTCCGATCATCAGCGCCAACTATTGCGTCGACGAGGCAGCCTGGCTGAGCGAGCTGCTACCGTTGGCCGATCCCGGCGAGGCCGGTATCGCGGCCATTCGCGAGCATGCCCGTGCATTGATCGAGGCGGTGCGCCGCCGCGGCAATGCGGAGGACACCCTGGATGCCCTGCTGCGCGAGTACAGCCTAGATACCCAGGAGGGGCTGATGCTCATGTGCCTGGCCGAGGCGCTGCTGCGGGTGCCCGACCCGGCCACCGCCGAGGCCCTGATCCGCGACAAGCTGAGTGCGGCGCAATGGGCGCAGCACCTCGGGCACAGCGACAACCTGCTGGTCAACTTCGCCGCCTGGGGCCTGCTGATGACCGGCCGGCTGGTCAGTCCGGAGAGCTCCGACGGCCGGCCGAAGAAGGTGATCGGCCGGCTCCTGCAGCGCTCCGGCGAGCCGGTGATCCGCGCTGCCCTGAGCCAGGCGATGAAGTTGATGGGCAGCCAGTTCGTGCTCGGCCGCAATATCGCCGAGGCGCTGCGCAACGCGCGCCGGGCCCGCGAGCGTGGCTACAGCCACTCCTTCGACATGCTCGGCGAAGCCGCCCTGACCGAGGGAGCCGCCGACCGCTTCCTGACCGACTACCGCCTGGCCATCGAGGCCCTCGGCCGTGAGCCGCAGGTTGGCAACGGGCCGCGACCGTCGATCTCGATCAAGCTCTCGGCGCTGCATCCGCGCTACGAAGTGGCGCAGCGCCAGCGCGTGCTCGTCGAGCTGTTCGCCAGCGTGCGGGAACTGGCCGAACTGGCCCGCTCGGTGAACGTCGGGATTACCATCGACGCCGAGGAGGCTGATCGCCTGGAGCTGTCCCTGGAGCTGTTCGAGAAGCTGCTCTGCGACCCGGCAATCCGTGGCTGGGGCGAATTCGGCCTGGTGGTGCAGGCCTATTCCAAGCGTGCGCTTCCGGTACTGGTCTGGCTGACCCTGCTCGGCCGCGAGCTGGATACGCGCATTCCGGTGCGCCTGGTCAAGGGCGCCTACTGGGACAGCGAAATCAAGCAGTGCCAGGTGCAGGGGCTGGATGGCTACCCGGTGTTCACCCGCAAGGAGGGGACCGACACCTCCTACCTGGCCTGTGCCCGCTATCTGCTCGGCGAGCACACTCGTGGGGTGCTCTATCCGCAGTTCGCCACCCACAACGCGCATACCGTCGCCTGCATTCTGGCCATGGCCGGAGAGCCTCACACGCCGCGCGATTTCGAGTTCCAGCGCCTGTACGGCATGGGCGACGCACTGTACGACTGCCTCCTCGAGCAGCGGCGGGTCAGGGTGCGCATCTACGCGCCGGTGGGGGAGTACCGCGAACTGCTGCCCTATCTGGTCCGCCGTCTGCTGGAGAACGGTGCCAACTCCTCGTTCGTGCACCGGCTGGTCGATCCGCGGATTCCGGTCGAGACCCTGATCGAGCATCCGGTGGAGCAACTGCGCCGCTGCAGCAGCCTGGCCAACCCGCGCATCCCCTTGCCGGTGGACATCCACGGGGCGGGACGCAAGAACTCGCGGGGCATCAATCTGAACGTGCGCAGCCAGTGGCAGCCGTTCGAACGGGCCCTGCGGGTGAAGCTGGAGCACCGTTGGCAGGCGACGCCGCTGGTCGACGGCCAGGTTCTCGCCGGCGAGGTGCACGAGGTGCGTTCTCCCCAGGACCTCGACCGCGTGGTAGGAACCCAATGGTGCGCCGGTAGCGAGCTGGTCAGCCTGGCCATGGAGCGGCTCGCCGCCGCCTGGCCGCGCTGGAACGCCACGCCGGTGGAGCAGCGCGCCGCCATTCTCGAGCGGCTCGCCGATCTGCTCGAGGAGGACCGTGCCGAACTGGTGGCCCTGTGTATCCTGGAGGCCGGCAAGACCATCCAGGACAGCCTCGACGAGGTACGCGAGGCGGTGGACTTCTGCCGCTATTACGCCCAGCAGGCGCGTCTGACCCTGGGGCGCACGGAACTCCGGGGGCCGACCGGCGAGCGCAACGAGCTTTTCTACGAGGGGCGCGGTCTGTTCTTCTGCATCAGCCCGTGGAATTTCCCCCTGGCGATCTACCTGGGGCAGATTGCCGCCGCGCTGGTCGCCGGCAACTGTGTGCTGGCCAAGCCGGCCGAACAGACCAGTCTGATCGCCGCCCGTGCCCTCGAGCTGCTGTTCGCCGCCGGCCTGCCGAAGGAGGCGATCGCCTTCCTGCCCGGCGACGGTCCCAGCCTGGGGGCTGCCTGCTGCGCCGATCCGCACCTGGCCGGGGTCTGCTTCACCGGCTCCACGGAAACCGCGCGCCTGATCAATCGTCGTCTGGCCTGGCGCGACGGGCCGCTGGTCACGCTGATCGCCGAGACCGGCGGGCAGAACGTGATGATCGTCGATTCCACCGCGCTGCCCGAGCAGGTGGTCAAGGATGCCCTGCATTCGGCCTTCACCAGCGCCGGGCAGCGCTGCTCGGCGCTGCGCGTGCTCTATCTGCAGAACGAAATCGCCGGGCCGGTGATCGACCTGCTCCGGGGAGCCATGGCCGAGCTGCGCATCGGTCTGCCGCAGCGTCGGGACACCGATATCGGGCCGCTGGTCGACGCACAGGCCCGCCAGGGACTGCTGGAGCACGTCGACATGCTCAAGAGCGAGGGGCGCCTGCTCGCCGAGGCGAGCCTGACGCCCGGTCTGAACGGCCACTTCCTTGCTCCGGTCGCCTTCGAGATCGGCGGAATCGGCGAGCTCAGGAGGGAGCACTTCGGCCCCATCCTGCACGTGGTGCGCTATGCCGCGGAGGATCTCGAGCAGGTGGTTGCGGCGATCAATGCCAGCGGTTATGGCCTGACTCTCGGCGTGCACAGCCGCAACGAGGCGACCGCCCGGCGCATCGAGGCGCTGGCGCGGGTCGGCAATCTCTACGTCAACCGCAACCAGATCGGCGCGGTGGTCGGCGTGCAGCCTTTCGGCGGCTGCGGCCTGTCGGGGACCGGGCCGAAGGCCGGCGGGCCGAACTACCTGCTGCGCTTCGTCCAGGAGCGCTCCACCGCCATCAATACCGCTGCGGTGGGCGGCAATGCCTCGTTGCTGTCCCTGACCGAAGGAGACTGA